In Tiliqua scincoides isolate rTilSci1 chromosome 1, rTilSci1.hap2, whole genome shotgun sequence, the following are encoded in one genomic region:
- the LOC136646351 gene encoding uncharacterized protein: MRNGKKDESVLSKKLRNSRIRMRINNIRDPRTTRGALQQDRPKAATKVKAFPGVCNKQQGPAAVKSEFPTEANRFSKETKEQVPGAADGTQPPLKITITVCSQMGSLGISIAGGKGSSPCKENDEGILIAHVSKDGPIDIVGVESDDVVLQDAINSEPSTPDSGPVETVTKSGPFQTINHVITIPRIILTRPSTSDEDTDQLTQDPDDFEPEETENTESHLYSDCLNNAFYPP; encoded by the exons CAATAACATTCGAGATCCAAGAACCACTAGAGGTGCTCTTCAGCAGGACAGGCCGAAAGCAGCAACCAAGGTAAAAGCCTTCCCAGGGGTCTGCAATAAGCAGCAAGGTCCAGCTGCAGTGAAGAGCGAATTCCCAACAGAGGCCAACAGGTTTTCAAAGGAAACCAAGGAACAAGTCCCGGGAGCAGCAGATGGAACCCAGCCACCCTTGAAG ATAACCATTACTGTGTGCAGTCAAATGGGGAGTCTTGGTATTAGCATTGCTGGTGGAAAGGGCTCATCTCCATGTAAAGAAAACGATGAG ggaATTTTAATAGCACATGTATCCAAAGATGGCCCAATCGACATTGTTGGGGTAGAATCTGATGATGTAGTGTTGCAG gatgccaTTAATTCGGAACCCAGTACACCTGATTCTGGTCCTGTTGAGACAGTGACAAAAAGTGGCCCATTCCAGACAATAAACCATGTTATAACG ATACCTCGAATCATCCTAACACGACCTTCCACTTCAGATGAAGATACTGACCAGTTAACACAAGACCCGGATGACTTTGAGCCAGAGGAGACAGAGAATACAGAAAGCCATCTTTATTCAGACTGTTTAAACAATGCTTTTTATCCTCCTTAA